GTATTATAAAGCACCTGATCGTGATGAGAAATTTCATGATGGTTTTGTAAAGAGTATCTGGGGAGTGTTACGGCTTTTTTTGTGGATTGTGGCGTTTTTTATCATCCTGGATAATGTTGGTGTGAAGATTAACACGATCCTGGCGGGTCTTGGTATTGGTGGTATTGCCGGGGCGTTTGCTGCTCAATCGGTACTGGGGGATCTTTTTGCCTTTATCTCTATTTTTCTTGATAAGCCTTTTGAGGTTGGAGATTTTTTGGTGATTGATGCAGAGAACAAGGGAACGGTGGAGTATATTGGTCTCCGTTCTACGCGTATTCGGAGTCTTTCGGGGGAGCTTCTCATTGTTCCCAATCGAGAGCTTACCTCTATGAGGTTACATAATTATCGGCATATGGAACGAAGGCGTGTTGTGATCAAATTTGGTGTTGTGTATGAAACAGCGCTTGAAAAACTCAAAGAAATTCCCTCCCTTCTTAAAGAGATTATTGATGCCCAAGATCAGGCGACGTTTGATCGCTGTCATTTTGACAATCTTGGGGATTATAGTTTAGATTTTGAATGTGTCTATTGGGTAGAGAGTAACGATTTTGGAATACATATGGATGTGAAGCAGGCGATTCTTCAGAGGATGATGGAGGTTTTTCAAGAAAAAGGTATAGAATTTGCCTATCCTACGCAGGTGCTTTATACTTATCAGATGAAAAAACAAGGAGGAGAAGATGCGACAGAGTAAAATGCTTCTTCAAAACTGGATTATGGTAGGTATTGGCGTTTTTTTGATGTATTTTGGTTTTTTCTTGGTCTCTTTTATTAAGCTGAATTATGAGGGATGGTATGCGCTGATCTCTGTAGCAACGATTGTTGGGGGGATTGTCATGGTTTTGCTTGGGTTGTGGTTGGGTTTTGAGCGAGAGTAAGATATGAGAGTTTTGTTATCTGGAAATGAAGCGGTCGCGAGGGGGGCTTATGAGGCAGGCGCCGGTATAGCAACAGGCTATCCCGGTACACCCAGTTCGGAGATTATCGCTACTCTTGTGGAAAAATATGCTGATGTCGTGTGTGAATGGAGTGTGAATGAAAAGGTGGCTCTTGAGGTGGCGATAGGCGCATCTCTTAAAGGAGTACGTTCATTGGTTACCATGAAACATGTAGGCCTTAATGTGGCGGCAGATCCTTTAATGACGCTTGCCTTTACAGGTGTGAATGCTGGGTTGGTGATTGCGGTGGCGGATGATCCGGGGATGCATTCCTCACAGAATGAACAGGATAGTAGACATTGGGGTAAATTTGGGTTTCTTCCCATTCTTGAGCCCTCAGATAGTCAAGAAGCAAAAGATTTTGTGCGTTTAGGGTTTGAGATTTCCGAAAGGTTTGAGGTGCCGTTAATTCTTCGGTTGGTGACTCGTGTGTCACACACCCGTACCCCCGTATGGTGTGATGAACCACCTTCTCAAATGCCCCTGTTCTCTTATCAAAAAGACATTCGGAAATACGTTATGGCGCCGGCTAATGCTATACACAGACATCCCCTTGCTGTGGAGCGATTCCAGAAACTTCGTGAGTTTTCTGAGACCTTTTCAGGCAATATTGTAGATAGCCAGGAAATGAATCGACGGGTTGGGATACTGACCCATGGGCTAGTTTATCACCATGTTAAAGAGGTATTCCCCGATGTACCGGTGATGAAGATAGGCATGTATCCTCTTCCTGTGAAAAAAATTCAGGATTTTGCTAGTTCTGTGGAAGAATTGTGGGTAGTAGAGGAGTTGGATCCTCTTATCGAAGAGGAAGTAAGATCCCTGGGAATCTCTGTAAGAAGAGGAAAGGGGGAGATCCCCTGGTGTGGAGAGCTTACACCGGATGTTCTTCGTAAAGCTTTTGGGCTACCGGTAGAGATCTCGTGTCTTGTGGAGGAAAAACTTCCCGCCCGTCCTCCAAAGATGTGTCAGGGATGCTCTCATATTCCCGTATTTGAGGTTTTGCGGGACATGGAACTTACCGTATGGGGAGATATAGGGTGTTATACTCTTGGGGCTTTTACTCCCTATAGTGCTATGGATACGTGTATATGTATGGGGGCTGGTGCAGGAGTGGAAGCGGGATTCAAAAAGGCTGCAATGAGGCAAGGTGAACATGTTCGTAGCGTTGGTGTGGTGGGGGATTCGACGTTTTTTCATTCGGCAATGACCCACGTGGTCAATGCAGTGTACAACAAGATTCCGATGAAACTGTTGGTTCTGGACAATCATATTACTGCTATGACGGGCCATCAACCAAACCCGGCAAGTCGTGTGAATGCCTATGCTCAGACAACGCCTTATGTGGATATTGAAAAGGTGGTGCGGGGACTGGGAGTGGAACGGGTGGTTAAGGTTTCTGCCTATGATCGGGAAAGGTTAAAAGCAGTTATAGAAGAAGAATTGATAGCCGAGGGACCTTCGGTTATCATTGTGGATGGGGTTTGTGTTATCGCACAGCCAAAGTTAAATAAGTTGTGGAACCGTGGGGGATAAAGATATGAATGTGAAGAGTGTGGTTGTATGTGGTGTTGGCGGACAGGGGATTGTTCTCGCTTCGGATGTTCTTTCAGAAGTCCTTTTTCGTGCTGGTTATGAAGTGAAGAAAAACGAAATACATGGAATGAGTCAGCGTGAGGGTTCTGTGGTGAGTTTTGTTCGGTGGGGCGACAAGGTATTCTCACCTGTGGTGAGTCAGGGCGAAGCGGATATTCTTATGGCTTTTGAGTATCTGGAAGGACTTCGATATCTTCCTTTTCTCAAAAAAGGTGGTATAGGATTGATCAGTACGCAGCAAATTGAACCAATTCCTGTGAAAACAGGGCAGATGTCTTATCCGCCTCAGAGGGATGATCTTTTTCGGTGTGTAGGACAATTGCTCATGATTGAAGCCGAATCATTGTCTCGTGAAGCTGGTAATCCGAGGGTGACCAATACGCTCTTTCTTGGAGTACTCTCGTGTTTTTTACCCGAAGTAGAGGAGAAACACTGGATGGAAGTGCTTGCTTCGATGATTAAACCTGATTATCTCGAGGTAAATAAAAAGGCTT
This sequence is a window from Thermospira aquatica. Protein-coding genes within it:
- a CDS encoding mechanosensitive ion channel family protein translates to MEKSLVMGMGMDLLILGVPLWRYLFLGGLFLLGLVLSLGFDWLLKVWILRRWKLHDKGKLRKQGFRKQTVGIVIFAVGLAFSSSASLPERWLVFLQRVCVIGIGVELTIIVSRILEVAFREYWYYKAPDRDEKFHDGFVKSIWGVLRLFLWIVAFFIILDNVGVKINTILAGLGIGGIAGAFAAQSVLGDLFAFISIFLDKPFEVGDFLVIDAENKGTVEYIGLRSTRIRSLSGELLIVPNRELTSMRLHNYRHMERRRVVIKFGVVYETALEKLKEIPSLLKEIIDAQDQATFDRCHFDNLGDYSLDFECVYWVESNDFGIHMDVKQAILQRMMEVFQEKGIEFAYPTQVLYTYQMKKQGGEDATE
- a CDS encoding indolepyruvate oxidoreductase subunit beta, with the translated sequence MNVKSVVVCGVGGQGIVLASDVLSEVLFRAGYEVKKNEIHGMSQREGSVVSFVRWGDKVFSPVVSQGEADILMAFEYLEGLRYLPFLKKGGIGLISTQQIEPIPVKTGQMSYPPQRDDLFRCVGQLLMIEAESLSREAGNPRVTNTLFLGVLSCFLPEVEEKHWMEVLASMIKPDYLEVNKKAFSLGKDVGRKFLKEKL
- a CDS encoding thiamine pyrophosphate-dependent enzyme; the protein is MRVLLSGNEAVARGAYEAGAGIATGYPGTPSSEIIATLVEKYADVVCEWSVNEKVALEVAIGASLKGVRSLVTMKHVGLNVAADPLMTLAFTGVNAGLVIAVADDPGMHSSQNEQDSRHWGKFGFLPILEPSDSQEAKDFVRLGFEISERFEVPLILRLVTRVSHTRTPVWCDEPPSQMPLFSYQKDIRKYVMAPANAIHRHPLAVERFQKLREFSETFSGNIVDSQEMNRRVGILTHGLVYHHVKEVFPDVPVMKIGMYPLPVKKIQDFASSVEELWVVEELDPLIEEEVRSLGISVRRGKGEIPWCGELTPDVLRKAFGLPVEISCLVEEKLPARPPKMCQGCSHIPVFEVLRDMELTVWGDIGCYTLGAFTPYSAMDTCICMGAGAGVEAGFKKAAMRQGEHVRSVGVVGDSTFFHSAMTHVVNAVYNKIPMKLLVLDNHITAMTGHQPNPASRVNAYAQTTPYVDIEKVVRGLGVERVVKVSAYDRERLKAVIEEELIAEGPSVIIVDGVCVIAQPKLNKLWNRGG